From Dendropsophus ebraccatus isolate aDenEbr1 chromosome 10, aDenEbr1.pat, whole genome shotgun sequence:
CCAGTCCCACCCTCCTTCCCTTCCAGTTAAACACAGTTCCGTGCACCTTCCCTTTCAGTCAGACCCAGTTCCACCCTTCTTCCCAGTAAGACCCAGTTCCACCCTCCTTCCCACTCAGTCAGACCCAGTTCCACTCTCCTTCTCTCCCAGTCAGACCCAGTCCCACTCATCCTTGCCTCCCAGTCAGGCCTTGtaacctcctccttccctcccagTTAGACCCAGTCCCACCCTCGTCCTCAGAGTGGGTCTTAAGCTGAGAGTCCTGATAGAGTTGATGGATATACCGATCCCCGGCCTGCTTAGTAATGGTGACCATGTGTCTCTTCTTACTTCAGATTGTGTCCGCCGTCCATTATTGTCACCAGAAGAATATTGTCCACCGAGATCTCAAGGTGAGGCCTCCTCTGAGTCGGCTTCACTGCTGACTGTCTCCTCACTGTTGTATTACCCCCCTGTGGTCTAATCCCACTTGTTCTTTAAGGCTGAGAACCTGCTGCTCGACTCTGAGGCCAATATAAAGATCGCAGACTTTGGGTTCAGTAATGAATTTACTCCTGGGGGAAAATTGGACACGTTCTGTGGGAGCCCTCCGTATGCTGCACCCGAACTGTTCCAAGGCAAGAGATACAACGGTCCCGAGGTGGATGTGTGGAGTCTGGGGGTCATCCTCTACACTCTGGTCAGTGGCTCCCTGCCATTTGATGGACAGAACCTCAAGGTAAGGCTGTGTGATGGGATCATGATGTCTTTTGTGGGTGGAGACCAAGGAAGGCGCTGTTAGCGTAGGATGTCACCTCGGGACCCTCTAGTACCTGACATGCTGTGTACTAATCCTCAGGTATCTCCAAGGCGATGGCTCCTTGGATGTTACCCATTGGTCCCGTGGGGGCAGTTCCTCCTTATTGGTCTCCTGGGGcgccacacacaccagtcttggGGGTCAGTTTCTGGGGTGCCACACATCGTCCTGGGAGGGCAGTTTCTGGGGCTCCACACATCAGCCCCGGGGATTTTTTCCTGGGATAACACGCATTGGTCCTGGGGACATTTTCTCCTTGTTGATCTTCTGGGGTGCTACACATCAGTCTTGGGGTCAGTTTTTGGAGTGTTAAACATTggtcctggggtcagttcctggGGTGACACACATCAGTCCTGGGGGCAGTTTCTGGGGTGCCACGCATTTGTCCTGGAGGGGGAGGTTTCTTGGGGGCTACCCATTGGTCCTGGGGGCATTTCCTCCTTGTTATTTCCCTGGGGTGCTATGCATCAGTCCTGGGGGGCAGTTTCTGGGGCTTCACGCATTGTTCCTGGGTGGGGGGTTAGTTTCTGGGGTGCCATGCATCAGTCCTGGGGGACAGTTCCTGGGGCTCCTGGCAGCGGCCCTGGGGGTGGCAGTTTCTAGGGCGCCATGTATTGGTCCTGGGGGGCAGTTCCTGGGGCTCCTGGCAGCGGCCCTGGGGGTGGCAGTTTCCAGGGCGCCATGTATTGGTCCTGGGGGGCAGTTCCTTCATGTTGGTCTCCTGGAGTGCTACACATCAGATCTGAGGTCAGTTCTTGGGGTGTTATACATTGTTCCTGAGGCTTTATGCATcggtctttgggggggggggggggggttagtttaTAGGGTACCACGCATCGGTCcctgggagggggggttagtttcTGTGGTGTCATGCAtcggtcctggggggggggggggttagtttcTGAGGCACCCCACATCTGTCCAGGGTTGAGGGGGCAGTTTTCTTCTTGGCGGTCTCCTGGGATGTTCATCATGATGGATAAGGAGCTGACACGTTTGTAATTTGTTTCTTCTTCACTTGGGCAGGAGCTGCGGGAACGCGTCCTTCGTGGTAAATACAGAGTCCCGTTCTACATGAGTACAGACTGTGAGAGCGTCCTGCGCCGGTTCCTGGTGCTGAACCCCACCAAACGCTGCACTCTGGAGGTGACACCCACATTCACCACTTCTCACCTCTTTCCTTCTTCGGCCTTCAAGgtcctgacttttttttccctaacCTTTTTCAGCAAATAATGAATGATAAGTGGATGAATATTGGGTATGAAAGTGACGATCTGAAGCCATACAAGGAGCCGGAGGAGGACCACGCTGATCCCAAGCGAATTGGTAAGTACACCACCATCCATAACATCCCACCCAGAAGTATGGCCaccactactgctcccatcattgCTTCAGATACATGATGGGGAGACCTTCTAGAATTTTTTTGGGAAAGGGTGTTAAAGTCTTAAGGGGGTCCCTAGGTTGTGTGGtattataacatggatctattcacttaaaaggggtactctggtgaaaatctttttctttcagatcaaatggttatatagatttgtaatttacttctgtttgaacatctccagtcttcccatatttatcagctgctgtatgccctgcaggatgtggtgtattctctccagtctgacaaagtgctctctgctgccacctctgtccatgtcaggaactgtccagagcagcagcaaatccccatagaaaacctctgctgctctggacagttcctgacatggacagaggtggcagcagagagcagtgtgtcagactggagagaatacaccacttcttgtaggacatacagcagctgataagtactggaagactggagatttttaaatagaaatatataacaaatctatataactttctaaaaccagttgatttgaaagaaaaagagtactcctttaatggaactgagttgcaataccacacaaaaactGAGGAGCAGGGTGGCGCTATTTCTAGTAGCAAGCAGATATCTTTACCTAatcgtggataacccctttaaaggtatctCTGTGTCTTCCACAGAGATAATGCTGGAGATGGGATACTCCAGGGAGGAGATTAAAGACGCATTGAACTCTAATAAGTACAATGAAGTTATGGCGACCTACCTGCTGCTGGGACGGAAACCTGAGGTAAGTCCAGACACAGAGCGATACTTACTGATTCCAGGTCAGAGAGAGAGCACTGacatctcctctgctgtgtccGCAGAATGAAGGCGGGGAGTCTCGCTCAGACAGCACACTATCCCTATCCCGGAGCCGAGTCACCTCAGATGTCACCAATGGTGCCACCAAGTCATCATCAACCCACAGCAAGAACCAGCGAGGGTACCAGAGGCAGAGGAGGCACAGCGACTTCTGTGAGTACCCACAGGGCCGAGCCATGCCGCGGGACagagacacttggggtacaggatagtggcacgctgacactaggggtacaggatagtgacacttggggtacaggatagtgacacgctgacacttggggtacaggttagtgacatgctgacacttggggtacaggataatgaaacgctgatacttggggtacaggataatgacacgctgatacttggggtacaggataattacACACtgtcacttggggtacaggatagtgacacttggggtacaggatagtgacacgctgacacttggggtacaggatagtgacacttggggtacaggatagtgacacttggggtacaggataacacactgacactttgggtacaggatagtgacacactgacacttggggtacaggataatgacacactgacacttggggtactggATAATGAtaagctgacacttggggtacaggataatgacacactgacacttggggtcaggataatgacacttggggtacaggataatgacacttggggtacaggataatgacatgctgacacttggggtacaggatagtgacacttggggtacaggttagtgacatgctgacacttggggtacaggataatgacacttgggtacaggataatgacacttggggtacaggatagtgacacactgacacttgggggtacaggataatgacacgctgatacttggggtacaggataattacACACtgtcacttggggtacaggatagtgacacgctgacacttggggtacaggatagtgacacttggggtacaggatagtgacacgctgacacttggggtactggATAATGAtaagctgacacttggggtacaggataatgacacactgacacttggggtcaggataatgacacttggggtacaggataatgacacttggggtacaggataatgacatgctgacacttggggtacaggatagtgacacttggggtacaggttagtgacatgctgacacttggggtacaggataatgacacttggggtacaggataatgacacttggggtacaggatagtgacacactgacacttggggtacaggataatgacacgctgatacttggggtacaggataattacACACtgtcacttggggtacaggatagtgacacgctgacacttggggtacaggatagtgacacttggggtacaggatagtgacacgctgacacttggggtacaggataacacactgacactttgggtacaggatagtgacacactgacacttggggtacaggataatgacacgctgacacttggggtcaggataatgacacttggggtacaggataatgacacactgacacttggggtacaggataatgataagctgacatttggggtacaggataatgacacactgacacttggggtacaggataatgacacttggggtacaggataatgacatgctgacacttggggtacaggatagtgacacttggggtacaggttagtgacatgctgacacttggggtacaggataatgacacttggggtacaggataatgacacttggggtacaggataatgacatgctgacacttggggtacaggatagtgacaattGGGGTACAGgttagtgacatgctgacacttggggtacaggataatgacatgctgacacttggggtacaggatagtgacacttggggtacaggataatgacacgctgccaTGTTTGGTGGGAGGAGCTTCCCATGTGATGATGTCATTTTTCCCCCACAGGTGGTCCTGCACCCACTCCCTCTCAAGCCAAGCGCAGTCCTCCTGGGGCGGTTGATGATGGGACAGTTGGGGAGCGTCTTGCCCCCAGGAGGGGCAGTGGATCTGTGGGCGGGGGTAGccggcctccccctccctccagccctatgGTTAGCCATGCCCACAACCCGAACAAGGCGGAAATTCCAGAACCACGCAAAGAAGCCCCACCCACAACTGTAAGCACATGACCGGTTCCTTTTTGCTATGACGGGGGGAATCTGCACCTCAGTATTGTCCAGCCTTCAGCTGTAAGCAGGTCCGAGTGGGGTTTAAACGTTTGTAATGTTtccctgtatgtcctgcagatgaACACGCCCCCCGGTGTGATGGGACGCAGAAACACGTATGTGTGCACAGATCGCCACGCCTCAGAGCGTCATTCCCTGCTCCATAACGGAAAGGAGAACAGGTAGGTGAGAGGGCTGCTGGAAACTGAGCGGGTGACACGTCTACTACCAGGTTGGGGGGGCTGACAGGAACTGAGGGGGTGACACATCCCCTACCAGTTGGAGGAGAGGCTGCTGGGAACTGAGCGGGTGACACATCCCCTACtaggtgggggggggctgccaggagCTGAGCGGGTGACACGTCGCctactgggtggggggggggctgccaggagCTGAGCGGGTGACACGTCGCCTACTGGGTGGGGCTGCCAGGAGCTGAGCAGGTGATAGGTCTCCTACTAGGTGGGGGCTCTTCTGGGAACTGAGTGGGTGACCCGTCTCCTACTAGGTGGGGGCTCTAACGGGAACTGAGCGGGTGACATGTCTGCCACTAGGTGGGGGGCTGCTGGGAGCTGAGCGGGTGACACGTCTCCTACTAGGTGGGAGGGCTGCAAGAAGCTGAGCGGGTGACACGTCTCCTACTAGGTGGGAGGGCTGCAGGAAGCTGAGCGGGTGACACGTCTCCTACTAGGTGTGGGAGCTGCCGGGACTGGGCGGGTGAGACATCTCCTACTAGGTGAGGGGGCTACTGGGAGCTGAGCGGGTGACACATCTCCTACTAGGTGTGGGAGCTGCCGGGACTGGGCGGGTGAGACATCTCCTACTAGGTGGGGGGGCTGCCGGGACTGAGTGTGTCAGACGTGTCCTACTAGGTGGGGGGCTGCTGGGAACTGAGCAGGTGACACGCCTCTTACTAGGTGGTGGGGCTGCCGGGACTGAGCATGTGAGAAGTCTCCTACTAGGTGGGGGGGCTGCCGGGTGCTGTGCAGGTAACATGTctcttcttagggccctattccaccggacaattatcgttcagattattgttaaatcgttcgaatctaaacgataatcgttcggttgaaatgcagttaacgattaacgaccgaacgagaaatcgttgatcgctttacaagacctggacctatttttatcgttgttcgttcgcaaaacgttagcaaatcgtttgcattgaataagatgtcgttcagtcatttgcagtagatacgaacgcaatagcgaagaaaaaacgtttgcaaatacgatcataagtaacgattatcgttccatggaaatgagtgaacgttttcaggtctttcgcaatagcggtcgtttaagatcgttattcgttaacaattatgcgaacgataatcgtccggtggaatagggcccttactcattgtcctctctctctcttctctctcagctccACCCCCTCTCGCCCGCCTGCACCATCGCCCTCCACACAGAGTATCGCAGAGCGCAGCTGCCTCTCTCGAGGATCCAATGTCCGCAGCACTTTTCATGGCGGCCATGTCAGAGATCGGAGGGGTCAGAATCCACCCCCTAGTTCTCCCACGCACCCTCACGAGGGGTTAAACCAGAGCCGATCCCGAGCCACCTCCAACCTGTTCAGCAAGCTGACCTCCAAACTGACCCGCAGGTAAGGGAGAATATGGAGGGGTCCGGGAGACCGAAATACAGGGACCGACTGCCAGCCAAACATAGGGGACCTGTGAGAGTAGATGGGGGTATGACACCCATACGGCTGGGAgagcagtgcatgatgggagtattaccagagaccagtccaGGCGGGACCCCACAGTGATCTCACCATAATAAGGGAGTAAGaatagtagtgatgtcactgcagcatgCATCAGCACAGCATTTGATCAGTCACGAGTGGTCGGGTACTGGAGTCTGCTTAGGTTTAcaccccctgctgcagtcagacATAGGTGTGCATATAAGTTAcaccccctgctgcagtcagatATAGGTGTGCATATAAGTTAcaccccctgctgcagtcaggtatAGGTGTGCATATAAGTTGcaccccctgctgcagtcaggtatAGGTGTACATATAAGTTAcaccccctgctgcagtcagatATAGGTGTGCATATAAGTTAcaccccctgctgcagtcaggtatAGGTGTGCATATAAGTTAcaccccctgctgcagtcaggtatAGGTGTGCATATAAGCTAACACCCCCTGCTGCATTCAGGTATAGGTGTGCATATAAGTTTAcaccccctgctgcagtcagacATAGGTGTGCATATAAGTTAcaccccctgctgcagtcaggtatAGGTGTGCGTATAAGCTTACACCCTTCTGCAGTCAGACATAGGTGTGCATATAAGTTAcaccccctgctgcagtcagacATAGGTGTGCGTATAAGCTTACACCCTCTGTTGCAGTCAGGTATAGGTGTGCATATAAGTTACACCCTCTGCTGCAGTCAGGTATAGATGTACATATAGGTTACatcccctgctgcagtcaggtatAGGTGTGCATATAGGTTAcaccccctgctgcagtcaggtatAGGTGTGCATATAGGTTAcaccccctgctgcagtcaggtatAGGTGTGTTCATAAGCTTAcaccccctgctgcagtcaggtatAGGTGTGTTCATAAGCTTAcaccccctgctgcagtcaggtatAGGTGTGCATATAATTTACACACCTTGCTGCAGTCAGGTATAGGTTTGCGTATAGGTTAaacccctgctgcagtcaggtatAAGTCTGCATATAAGTTTAcaccccctgctgcagtcagacATAGGTGTGCATATAAGTTACACCCGCTGCTGCAGTCAGACATAGGTGTGCATATAAGTTAcaccccctgctgcagtcagacATAGGTGTGCTCATAAACTTAcaccccctgctgcagtcaggttTAGGTGTGCATATAAGTTAcaccccctgctgcagtcaggtatAGGTGTGCATATAGGTTACACCCCCTGATGCAGTCAGGTTTAGGTGTGCATAAAGGTTACACCCCCTGATGCAGTCAGGTATAGGTGTGCATATAAGTTACACCCCTGATGCAGTCAGTTATAGGTGTGCGTATAAGCTTAcaccccctgctgcagtcaggtatAGGTGTGCATATAGGTTAcaccccctgctgcagtcaggtatAGGTGTGGATATAAGTTAcacccctgctgcagtcaggtatAGATGTGCTCACATGTtgatgattttccatcacgcccgacCCAATATCTCCACTAATATTATCTGTCGGTGGATGGTTAGAGAGCCCCATATACCATATATTCATGGACGAACCAAGTGGCGGGAATTGGAGCCAAAAGTATGAGCTTTATGGGGACCCTAAAATGCCTGTCTGTCCACAGTGATTTTACAGACGTGCTCATAACCATACACCTCCTCACTCATTGCAGTCTACTTGACCGtagctttttctttaaaatcaacatatgtcagaaagttatatagatttccagtcttccagtacttatcagctgctgtatgtcctgcaggcagttgtgtattcttcccaggctgacacagtgctctctgctaccacctctgtccatgtcaggaactgtccagagcaggagaggttttctatggggatttgctgctgctctggacagttcctgacatggacagaggtggcagcagagagcactgtgtcagactggagaaaatacatcacttcctacaggacatacagcagctgacacgtactggaagactggagatgtttaaatagaattaaattacacatctatataacattctgacaccattACAGTACAGCTGTACTTTTtatccattgcagtcagttaccagaaaaagtaagtgaaccctttggAAGTCCCTGGATTTCTAAACTGATTACAACTAGAAATGTGATGTGATTGTTCTCacattatatacaggacacaaTGTAACTAATAACACTCAGATAGCTGTATTGGTTATgtctgagtaaacatccacagggcA
This genomic window contains:
- the MARK4 gene encoding MAP/microtubule affinity-regulating kinase 4 isoform X1, which produces MSRASTGSERINDTTGSTRSEKGSTTSSSSSSWPSRPPGARSRSSAPDEPHVGNYRLLRTIGKGNFAKVKLARHVLTGREVAIKIIDKTQLNPSSLQKLFREVRIMKGLNHPNIVKLFEVIETEKTLYLIMEYASGGEVFDYLVSHGRMKEKEARAKFRQIVSAVHYCHQKNIVHRDLKAENLLLDSEANIKIADFGFSNEFTPGGKLDTFCGSPPYAAPELFQGKRYNGPEVDVWSLGVILYTLVSGSLPFDGQNLKELRERVLRGKYRVPFYMSTDCESVLRRFLVLNPTKRCTLEQIMNDKWMNIGYESDDLKPYKEPEEDHADPKRIGISVSSTEIMLEMGYSREEIKDALNSNKYNEVMATYLLLGRKPENEGGESRSDSTLSLSRSRVTSDVTNGATKSSSTHSKNQRGYQRQRRHSDFCGPAPTPSQAKRSPPGAVDDGTVGERLAPRRGSGSVGGGSRPPPPSSPMVSHAHNPNKAEIPEPRKEAPPTTMNTPPGVMGRRNTYVCTDRHASERHSLLHNGKENSSTPSRPPAPSPSTQSIAERSCLSRGSNVRSTFHGGHVRDRRGQNPPPSSPTHPHEGLNQSRSRATSNLFSKLTSKLTRRVTDESERVWRPAVTSSYIPWYKASTHSSLLGPSGDVTKSTRRPPSNSPAPSTAPSESYPVGRPRPLPGKLRPLVTVGTLGL
- the MARK4 gene encoding MAP/microtubule affinity-regulating kinase 4 isoform X3, translated to MSRASTGSERINDTTGSTRSEKGSTTSSSSSSWPSRPPGARSRSSAPDEPHVGNYRLLRTIGKGNFAKVKLARHVLTGREVAIKIIDKTQLNPSSLQKLFREVRIMKGLNHPNIVKLFEVIETEKTLYLIMEYASGGEVFDYLVSHGRMKEKEARAKFRQIVSAVHYCHQKNIVHRDLKAENLLLDSEANIKIADFGFSNEFTPGGKLDTFCGSPPYAAPELFQGKRYNGPEVDVWSLGVILYTLVSGSLPFDGQNLKELRERVLRGKYRVPFYMSTDCESVLRRFLVLNPTKRCTLEQIMNDKWMNIGYESDDLKPYKEPEEDHADPKRIEIMLEMGYSREEIKDALNSNKYNEVMATYLLLGRKPENEGGESRSDSTLSLSRSRVTSDVTNGATKSSSTHSKNQRGYQRQRRHSDFCGPAPTPSQAKRSPPGAVDDGTVGERLAPRRGSGSVGGGSRPPPPSSPMVSHAHNPNKAEIPEPRKEAPPTTMNTPPGVMGRRNTYVCTDRHASERHSLLHNGKENSSTPSRPPAPSPSTQSIAERSCLSRGSNVRSTFHGGHVRDRRGQNPPPSSPTHPHEGLNQSRSRATSNLFSKLTSKLTRRVALDPSKRQASHRCVSGVSLPQDSKIRSQTNLRESGDLRSQVAIYLGIKRRPTPACSDLPGM
- the MARK4 gene encoding MAP/microtubule affinity-regulating kinase 4 isoform X2 — its product is MSRASTGSERINDTTGSTRSEKGSTTSSSSSSWPSRPPGARSRSSAPDEPHVGNYRLLRTIGKGNFAKVKLARHVLTGREVAIKIIDKTQLNPSSLQKLFREVRIMKGLNHPNIVKLFEVIETEKTLYLIMEYASGGEVFDYLVSHGRMKEKEARAKFRQIVSAVHYCHQKNIVHRDLKAENLLLDSEANIKIADFGFSNEFTPGGKLDTFCGSPPYAAPELFQGKRYNGPEVDVWSLGVILYTLVSGSLPFDGQNLKELRERVLRGKYRVPFYMSTDCESVLRRFLVLNPTKRCTLEQIMNDKWMNIGYESDDLKPYKEPEEDHADPKRIEIMLEMGYSREEIKDALNSNKYNEVMATYLLLGRKPENEGGESRSDSTLSLSRSRVTSDVTNGATKSSSTHSKNQRGYQRQRRHSDFCGPAPTPSQAKRSPPGAVDDGTVGERLAPRRGSGSVGGGSRPPPPSSPMVSHAHNPNKAEIPEPRKEAPPTTMNTPPGVMGRRNTYVCTDRHASERHSLLHNGKENSSTPSRPPAPSPSTQSIAERSCLSRGSNVRSTFHGGHVRDRRGQNPPPSSPTHPHEGLNQSRSRATSNLFSKLTSKLTRRVTDESERVWRPAVTSSYIPWYKASTHSSLLGPSGDVTKSTRRPPSNSPAPSTAPSESYPVGRPRPLPGKLRPLVTVGTLGL